AGCGATTTTTCATTGTACGGCAGTCAACGCCATTGGGAAACCACTGAAACGCGAAAGAAAGCTCGGATGAGTATTTTTCATTCGCTTAACTTTGCTTAAATATCAATTGTTTGCAGTAAAGATGATACGAATAGGTGGTTCTTTAAACAAAAGGCCTACCGAATCAGTAAGCCTTGAGTAAACAACAAACGTGATATTTAAGCATTTGCCTGCTTGGCAGCACGAACCTTACGTTGACGCTCTTTTTCTGCCACCTTTTCCTGACGATGCTTTTCTACCGCATCCAATACATCGGCCCCTATGTGCTCTTCACCACGCTGACGAGCCAATTGCACTTGGCGCTCACGCTCTATAAAACGCTGACGTTGTTCATCTGTGTACTTATCAAAACAATGTACACAACTGACGCCTTGCTGATAACGCTCATCTTGCTTCTCTTCTTCGGTAATCGGCATACGACAAGCGTGACATTGATCGTACTCACCCTTCTCTAGATCGTGATTGACCGACACACGATTATCAAAAACGAAACACTCACCTTCCCACATGGTGTCTTCTTTTGGCACTTCTTCTAGATACTTAAGAATGCCACCTTCCAAGTGATACACCTCTTCAAAACCTTGCTCCAACATATAGGCCGTGGATTTCTCACAACGAATTCCACCGGTACAGAACATGGCCACTTTTTTCTGCTTTTTGGGATCCATGTTTTCAGCGACATAAGCAGGAAACTCACGAAAAGTTTCGGTTTTAGGATTGACCGCATTTTTAAAGGTACCGATTTGCACTTCGTAATCGTTACGCGTATCCACCAAAACCACATCAGGGTCTGAAATCAACTCATTCCAATCTTGTGGCTTCACATAAGTCCCCACCACACGCTTGGGGTCAATGCCCTCTACGCCCATGGTAACGATTTCTTTTTTCAGTTTTACCTTGGTACGGTAAAACGGCATGTCTTGGTCGTAAGACTCTTTATACACAATATTTTCCAAGCCGGGTTGTTGGTCCAACCAAGCCAGCATGGCATCAATGCCTTCACGACTGCCAGCAACAGTGCCATTAATACCTTCGCTGGCCAACAGCAAGGTACCACGCACGGCATTGTCTTCTAAGACACTCAATAAAGGTTCACGAAGGGATTCGTAATGGGGAAGTTCAACGAATTTATAAAGGGCACAAACGACTATGTTTGACATGATTTCTATCTCCTATGCGATCTGGAACGTAAAACCAGAGCAATTAATAACGGCGCGCATTATAGAGAGTTATGCCACATATTTCGAGCTTAGCGGGAAAAAATACCTGAATTTTAGCAAGCAATCAGCCTAGATCTGTTCCTATTTATCACTATTCCTGTTTCTCTTTCTACTGATCTGGATCGACAAACTGCCCGGTAGAATTATTGACACGAAACCAACCGGCTATACTGTGGCGAGTGCGCTTAGCTGGCAAGACTTGATGCGGAAAGGCTTCGCTGAGAAAGATGGCCAACCTACCTTGTTGAGGCAAAAAACGCCCTAACTCATGCTCAGAGTCGCGCTCATCATACAAAACCAACTCACCGCCGTCTTGTTGTTGCCAATCTTGATTCAAATACAAGACAGTCGATAAGACGCGATTGCTGCGCCCGTGGAAAGCATCCACATGCTTTTCGTAAAACGCCCCTGCCTCATAACGAGCAAAATGCGCTTCATAATCAAACAAGCCCAAAAACAAACGACGGTTCAAGGCTAGGCGCAAGGCTTCCATTGCGTTAAGAAAATCTCGACGAATGGGCCGATCCCCATCAATCCATTGAATGGTATCGCGACGAGCGTTCAAGCTCAGCTGATGATCTTGCTGACGACCAATCCCAGCTTGCAACATGTTGGTAGACTCAATACCCTGCGCTTCAGCCATCAAGGCTTGTATGAACTCACTGGAAAAAACATTATCTTGCACACTCCAGCCCTGACGTTGCAAATCCGTCAAGATATCAGTAAATACCTCTTCTCGTTCAAATAAGGACATGGCGCTTTCGTGGTAATGAGTTGCAGCGGATAAAGTTTCTCGGGGCATGGATTAATCACTTTCAAACAGGCAAAATGGCCAATCGCCCTATGATACGTTAGCAAAGCCATTAACACACCCAAATTTGTTTGCCATGAGTCAAGCTTTTCAACTTCGTGATTATCAAGTACAAGCCGTGGATGCGGCGCTGACGCATTTTCGTCACTCAGACGACCCTGCTGTCATTGTACTACCAACCGGCGCGGGCAAGAGCTTGGTGATTGCCGAACTCAGTCGCTTAGCCAAAGGCCGTGTTATCTGCCTGGCGCACGTAAAAGAACTGGTGGAACAAAACCACGCCAAATTTATCGCCACAGGGCAAAGGGCTGGTATTTATTCTGCGGGGCTCAACCAAAAAGTCAGCGACGACAAAACCGTGTTTGCTAGCATTCAATCTTTATCAGCCAATTTGGATGCCTTTGATCAGCCCGTCAGCTTGGTCATAGTGGACGAGTGCCATCGAATTGGCATGGACGACAAAGGACAATATTTAACAAGCTTGGCGCATTTTCAAAGACTCAACCCCAAGGTCAAAATTCTCGGTTTAACCGCCACGCCTTATCGTCTTGGCAGTGGCTGGATTTATCACAAACATTACCACGGTTATACGCGCCCGATAGACAAGCCCTTTTTTACACACTGTATTTACGAACTGCCCCTGCAACACATGGTGAAACAGGGGTATTTAACACCGCCTATCCACTTTGACGCGGCCATTGCCCATTACGACTTTAGCTTGCTTACAGAAAGTCTGGATGGCGAGCAGAGTAGTGATGACATCGCTCTCAACGAACTGATACACAAATACCCTCGGGTTACCCAAGCCATTTGCGAGCAAATCTTACAACTCAGTACAGATCGACAAGGGGTGATGATATTCGCGGCCACCATTGACCATGCTGAAGAAATTCTAGGCTATTTACCTGCCGAACAAAGCGCTCTGGTAACAGGCAAAACCAAACAAAAGCAACGAGATCAACTGATACAAGCCTTCAAAGCCAGACAAATAAAGTATCTGGTGAATGTGTCTGTGCTCACCACAGGGTTTGATGCCCCTCATGTGGATGTGATCGCCATTTTGCGCCCCACTCAATCCATCAGCCTGTTCCAACAAATTGTCGGACGTGGTCTACGCCTAAGCCCAGGTAAAAAAGATTGCTTGGTATTGGATTACACCAACAATGGTTACAACATTTTCCAACCGGAAATTGGCGACAAGCGTCCTACTAATGATTCGGTTGCCGTGCAAATCCATTGCCCTGAATGCGATTTTGCCAACACCTTCTGGGGACGAAAAGACAGTGAAGGCAATATCATTGAACATTTTGGTCGTCGCTGTCATGGCTTACTCGACACCCCAGATGGTGAACAAGAATGCCAATATCGCTTTAAGTTCAAACGCTGCCCGCATTGCAATGAAGAAAACGACATCGCGGCTCGTCAGTGCCAACATTGTGGTGAAAAACTGCTCGATGCGGACGATATGTTAAGAAGTGCACTGAATCTAAAAGACAACAAGGTACTACGTTGCGCTGGCATCACGCCAGAAATCAATCGCAATGACAACAGCCTCAAAATCACCTATCACGATGAAGACGGTCTTACCCTAGCGGAAACCTTCAAATTTCAATATAAGAAATCACGTCAATCTTTCAATGAGCTGTTTGCGCGCCGCATTGCCAGCGGCAGCCAAATCATAGAATTTGATAAAGCAGAACAAGTAGAAGCCTTTTTTGACTACTTGCCCACGCCCGATTTCGTCATCGCCAAAAAGAAAAAACAGCATTGGCAAGTGACCGAACGCTTATTTGATTACCAAGGACCCTATCGAAAAGCCAATCAGCTTAATTAATGCAAAGCCAATCAAGGCCACTCTCTATGCAACAAAAGCCAATCAGCTTAATTGATGCAAAGCCAATCAAGGCCACTCTCTATTCAACAAAAGCCAATCAGCTTAACTGATGCAAAGCCAATCAATTGGGTTAGCAAAATAACTTGCCAATCAAGGCCACTTTAGCCCGCCACTTTTCGGGCGGCATTTTGATAAGACACTTGGAAGGGTAAATTAAGACTTGTGATTCGATCTAAGGCGGCTTGGCCCAGTTGACCTTTTGGCAGACTTTCCAATAACACAAACCAATAATTCGCCACCATGTTTTGTGCAAAAATATGAGCCGTTTTATCATCCACCCCCACTTGCAAGAAGCGTTTCACAATACCATCGGTAATCACACTAATTTGCTTAGTATGAAACCCGCCCGTCACCACACTGTCCAGCAAAACTTCGCGGGTGAATTCCGCATACTCATCGTAAAAAGAAAACAGCACTTGCGCCATTTGCGTTAAGTAGTCAATGGGCGAAATGCAAGTCGATTGCGCTTGCGCACCCGCACGCAACGCTGCATCCATCTCATCAAAAAAGATGTCTTTGACCAGGGCCAATTTGTCGGGAAAATGAACGAACAAGGTACCCACAGCAATGCCAGCTTGCTGACTTAAATATCGGGTACTGGTGGCAGCAATGCCTTGAGAAAGAAAAGCCTGCTTGGCAATGGCTTTGATTTTGGAACGGGTTTGCTGTTTTTGTTGCTGACGAAGACTCACTGGATCATGCCCTTCAATGAATGACTCAACAAGCCTAGCTTATCTGATATTTAATGACGAGCAGATTTTCACTTATCAAACAGGATTAACGCACAGTATTTACCCTAGGTAAATTGATGCGTTCTAAGCGAACCTGCAAATCCTCCATAAAGGACTCAACTCGCTCTGCATTAACACCATAATCACCACGCCCCACACGAGAACAAGAGCGTATATCGATTCTTACCTCGCCATCCTCCATTTGCAGAATACGAATCGCCACATCATCACGGAAACCAAAAATTGGCGTACGTGCTGTTGCCTCAATCATACCCGCGGCGGGGTATTTGGCGACCACTTCCCAACCACGATCAGACACCATATCAGCGACGATAAAATACACCTGATCTTTGCTCTGATCAGTAAAAACAGGCTTAACATTTGGGTAGTATTTCTTCTGAATAGGTGCCCAATCAAGGTTGTAAGCAAGGTCATTTTCGTTGGAGCTGCGGATGAAATTTACGTTAATGAAGGAGGGAGGCATTTGGGTGTCTGTGGTAATGTCGTTAATGTGAGGCAGATCTGAACGTTTAAGGTAAAAACCAATCCACATGAAGCTGTATACCAGCGAGACCGTCAAGACCAAACAAAAAAAGCGCTGGGTGCCTACGTTTCTCTCTTTACGACAAGCGACTAAGGAAACAATCGCCAAAACAGACAACACCAAAGAAGCGTAAACACTGTCACGCAGCATGGAGAACCCCGTTATGGGCTCAAAAATTCCCACCCTTACACCAGCGATTGACACAAATGCCATACAACCAACTAGCATCAGAAGGATATATAGCACTGGAGAGATATAACGACTCATAAATAACTCTGGAACATTAAATTAATATCTCACACCTTAGCGCGCGAATGAGACAAGGAACAGCAAGAAAATACAGCTTCCAATTCATTCCTCTGTATTTGCATATTTTCTATCAAGCTTTCTTAAAGAAAGTGTAAATTTCCTTATACAGTATTAACTTAACCACTACAAAGATGGCATTGCAAGCACACTTTTTAGCATTTTCAATAACCAAATCGCTCACTTTTATCTGCGCTTGTCAACTTAGCCCCCATCCCAAAGAGCCTCTATATTAAGATAGACAAAACCATCAAAAACCTCATAATAACGCAGCGCTTCAAATCGGTAAGCTTATTCATGAAACCACTTTTTCCATTTCACGGGGTGGATCGCCTCAGGCAAGATTGCCAAGCGAACGCTATGCGACCTTTTATTGCACATGGTGCCAATGCAATTCGCTGCCCATCCTGCCTAATGACAGAATCCGCCTGTTTCTGTGATAAAAGAAAAGCTATTGAATCCCCTGTGGAATTTATTTTGCTGTATCACAGAGATGAAATTCACAAACCAACCAACAGTGGCCGCTTAATCGCTGATCTCTTCCCACAACACACGCAGGCATTTTTGTGGCACAGAACCGAGCCAGAACAGGCTTTATTGGATCTATTGGACGCGAGACAGCACAGCATCAGCCTGCTCTTCCCCAATACCAACACGGCACAACAGCAAGGCAGAACGCCACGCCTAATAGCAGACATTCAAGATCCAACACAGCAACCCCATACTTTTGTATTGCTCGATGGCACCTGGAAGCAAGCCAGCAAAATGTTTCATCAAAGTCTATGGTTACACAAGATACCGCATTTTGAAATTCAGCAAGCCGCGCAACGCTCTTTCCTGGTTCGTCATGCCAAACACGAAAAGCAATTTGCCACTGCCGAAATCACCGCCATGTTACTACACAATCTTGGATACGAAGACCAAAGCTTAAGGTTATTAAACTATTACCAAGTTTTTAACCAAGCTTGTTTAAGAAGCCGCAAACGCGGCAATGAAAATGAATAAACATACAGGATGCCACCCTGAAAAAATGTAATTAAATTACAAAACCTGCATCATCAGCTGACTATTTTTCAACCAAAAAATCTGTCTCAACTATTTCTCATCAGTAAAGTAGCCCAACCATTTGAGTGGAATTGCACGGCTTGTTTTTTCTTTTTACCGATCAAAATGGGGCCATTGTCCAAGAACAAAAAGGCTTTCCAAGTGCGCTTAAAAACGCCCCAATTTAATTCAAAAATCAGCTCATTGTGACAACAAAAGTACACCTTGGTGTCTTCCCCCCAATGGCCACAATGGGACAATACTTCCACTGGCAATTCTGCAACCTCACTGTCCCACACTTTTTCCCACTGAACCTTATTCATTTCAAGGCCTTCTAATGTTTTATTCGGCCAATCCTGTTCCGTAAAATGCTCCGGATGTAAATGCTCCTGGCTAATATAATCGCGCCAAATTTGCTCTGCTTTTGACTCAGTTAAGTAGTGGATTTGCGCCAAATCTTCAGGCTGCACCTTGGGGTCCTGACGATGAAAAATCCAACGTTTGGGAAACTGAGATAATGCTTGGTACAAGACAAGATTCCTTACAAAAATAAATAGATGAAATAAACTAAACAATCAGGTGAAAAAGGATCGTTTGTTCAATTACTCGAGCTTCACTAATATTAGTCTTGTTGTAATAAAACAACATTTTTATCACCTACATTCCATTGGGAATGTTTAATCAAACATAGGAGAATAGTATGGACTCTCAAAAACAATACGAAGCACTGCTTGCTCAATGGGGCTACAAAGACACCACTGTGGAAGATTACGCTCGTCGCCAAAAACGTGCTCGTCAAGCCAAAGCGCTTGTTGCCTTTTTTAAAGCCACAGTTGCTTCTATCAAAAAAGTCAGCCTGCGTTCACACACCCTAAGCCAAGCTAACTAATAGCCGCTTAGGTTAACACCCGTATAAAAAACGCCACTAGCGTAGAATTATACCTTAGATATTTTCTCTTAAGGGGAGAAAAATAATAACACCCCCTCCCTTCCTTTCTGCTTAATAGCTTCATTCACCCTCTTCATATCAATAACGCCTTGTTATTTCTGCAAACCTTGCTTGCAAAGGCTTCCTTCATCACCAGCAAATTCGTTATTATCAAACCACATTCATCACTTCATATGTTGTTTTATGACTTACTCTTACAAGGCTGTTTTATTTGACTGCGACGGTGTGATCGTCGATACGGAAAACCTTTCAAACAATCTATTGCGCGCCATGCTGAAGGAACAAGGCTTAGTATTAGATGACCAAACCCTGCACGACCAATTCACTGGTTTTACCAATCAGGAAAACCTTCGTAATGCCGAAGCCATGCTAGGCAAAGCCTTACCGGCCAATTTCGATCAAGATTATCG
The window above is part of the Marinomonas sp. THO17 genome. Proteins encoded here:
- a CDS encoding rhodanese-related sulfurtransferase, encoding MSNIVVCALYKFVELPHYESLREPLLSVLEDNAVRGTLLLASEGINGTVAGSREGIDAMLAWLDQQPGLENIVYKESYDQDMPFYRTKVKLKKEIVTMGVEGIDPKRVVGTYVKPQDWNELISDPDVVLVDTRNDYEVQIGTFKNAVNPKTETFREFPAYVAENMDPKKQKKVAMFCTGGIRCEKSTAYMLEQGFEEVYHLEGGILKYLEEVPKEDTMWEGECFVFDNRVSVNHDLEKGEYDQCHACRMPITEEEKQDERYQQGVSCVHCFDKYTDEQRQRFIERERQVQLARQRGEEHIGADVLDAVEKHRQEKVAEKERQRKVRAAKQANA
- a CDS encoding 2OG-Fe(II) oxygenase, whose translation is MPRETLSAATHYHESAMSLFEREEVFTDILTDLQRQGWSVQDNVFSSEFIQALMAEAQGIESTNMLQAGIGRQQDHQLSLNARRDTIQWIDGDRPIRRDFLNAMEALRLALNRRLFLGLFDYEAHFARYEAGAFYEKHVDAFHGRSNRVLSTVLYLNQDWQQQDGGELVLYDERDSEHELGRFLPQQGRLAIFLSEAFPHQVLPAKRTRHSIAGWFRVNNSTGQFVDPDQ
- a CDS encoding DEAD/DEAH box helicase, which gives rise to MSQAFQLRDYQVQAVDAALTHFRHSDDPAVIVLPTGAGKSLVIAELSRLAKGRVICLAHVKELVEQNHAKFIATGQRAGIYSAGLNQKVSDDKTVFASIQSLSANLDAFDQPVSLVIVDECHRIGMDDKGQYLTSLAHFQRLNPKVKILGLTATPYRLGSGWIYHKHYHGYTRPIDKPFFTHCIYELPLQHMVKQGYLTPPIHFDAAIAHYDFSLLTESLDGEQSSDDIALNELIHKYPRVTQAICEQILQLSTDRQGVMIFAATIDHAEEILGYLPAEQSALVTGKTKQKQRDQLIQAFKARQIKYLVNVSVLTTGFDAPHVDVIAILRPTQSISLFQQIVGRGLRLSPGKKDCLVLDYTNNGYNIFQPEIGDKRPTNDSVAVQIHCPECDFANTFWGRKDSEGNIIEHFGRRCHGLLDTPDGEQECQYRFKFKRCPHCNEENDIAARQCQHCGEKLLDADDMLRSALNLKDNKVLRCAGITPEINRNDNSLKITYHDEDGLTLAETFKFQYKKSRQSFNELFARRIASGSQIIEFDKAEQVEAFFDYLPTPDFVIAKKKKQHWQVTERLFDYQGPYRKANQLN
- a CDS encoding TetR/AcrR family transcriptional regulator, which translates into the protein MSLRQQQKQQTRSKIKAIAKQAFLSQGIAATSTRYLSQQAGIAVGTLFVHFPDKLALVKDIFFDEMDAALRAGAQAQSTCISPIDYLTQMAQVLFSFYDEYAEFTREVLLDSVVTGGFHTKQISVITDGIVKRFLQVGVDDKTAHIFAQNMVANYWFVLLESLPKGQLGQAALDRITSLNLPFQVSYQNAARKVAG
- a CDS encoding DUF1499 domain-containing protein → MSRYISPVLYILLMLVGCMAFVSIAGVRVGIFEPITGFSMLRDSVYASLVLSVLAIVSLVACRKERNVGTQRFFCLVLTVSLVYSFMWIGFYLKRSDLPHINDITTDTQMPPSFINVNFIRSSNENDLAYNLDWAPIQKKYYPNVKPVFTDQSKDQVYFIVADMVSDRGWEVVAKYPAAGMIEATARTPIFGFRDDVAIRILQMEDGEVRIDIRSCSRVGRGDYGVNAERVESFMEDLQVRLERINLPRVNTVR
- a CDS encoding DTW domain-containing protein, which translates into the protein MKPLFPFHGVDRLRQDCQANAMRPFIAHGANAIRCPSCLMTESACFCDKRKAIESPVEFILLYHRDEIHKPTNSGRLIADLFPQHTQAFLWHRTEPEQALLDLLDARQHSISLLFPNTNTAQQQGRTPRLIADIQDPTQQPHTFVLLDGTWKQASKMFHQSLWLHKIPHFEIQQAAQRSFLVRHAKHEKQFATAEITAMLLHNLGYEDQSLRLLNYYQVFNQACLRSRKRGNENE
- a CDS encoding DUF2947 family protein, yielding MYQALSQFPKRWIFHRQDPKVQPEDLAQIHYLTESKAEQIWRDYISQEHLHPEHFTEQDWPNKTLEGLEMNKVQWEKVWDSEVAELPVEVLSHCGHWGEDTKVYFCCHNELIFELNWGVFKRTWKAFLFLDNGPILIGKKKKQAVQFHSNGWATLLMRNS